AACAGCTAACTATGCACCAGGCATCTTTACAATCACTTCTACCTCACAACAACACTGTCTGTCTATGAACCactattattacatttttacagaaGGGGAAACAAGTTAAGATGTTTGGTAACTTCATGAAAGTCATACAGGTAGTAAATGGCTATGTGAACTACAGCATCCATATTCTCAGAGACATCATATCTCACTAAGCCTCCAGTAAGGGTCCCGGTTTCCCTGGAACCAAGATGCAGGAGCTCCTCTCCTAATGAAGTGTTTAGATTCCAAATGGTTCTACTTATggccatatttttatttattcaaactTAACAAGAAGGGGTTTAAATTTCAATTCCCGGCATTTTTGGGATGAATTTTCTAGAGAAGTAGAGGGAGGTGAGAAAccctttgaaatttaaaacaggTATACTTTGCTACTCCTTGCTCATGTATATTCTATGGCatctttttctaaaaatagaCGTTTTATATACTTTCAAACTGAGGGTAGGTAATTCCCTCCTAAATAACCTTTTCCAGTGTTGTAAGGAACCCCTTAGCAACTTTGTGCTTCATAACTCAGCGAAGTTATGAACGTTTGATGCTTTGGACCCATGGAACCACACTTTGCTCAAAGTGTATGTTTCACTGGCCTAAGCTTCTAGAAAGAACACTTGGTTGTATGTGACCCAAGATTAGGTTAGTAAGCATTTCACTTAAAAGCTTACTCTCTTCCATCATACTCAAAAGTTCTCCATTCCATCGATCACTTTTCCAGTCTCTTGCTGTCAAGAGCATGGGTGTATCATGTTTTAGCTGTTGCATAATTTGCCTTTCGTCTTCAGAATGTCATCTTACTATCCAAGGATTCATCTGTGTGCAAATGAAGCAGTTCTCATTTTCTCATAATTTTCAATTGTGACTACATCTCCTTTTGTCTCCATTAAAATTCTACTTTTTGGACAGGAACGGTCAGCATTTCTACTGCTTTAGCATTTATCTAATACTATGTGATCAATAATATGCATGTATCACCTTCAATTAAGCATTAACAGAGCAAACATCCTCTAATAATATAAATGACCCCACAAGTCCACTGGCTCCCTCTTTGGTGGGCGAAAAGTTGACCTGCTTTTGCTCTGTTGAGTGGCTTTTTAAGAATTACGTTAATAAGTTAAAAATTCTTAAGAGTTATTGATTTCCTACAATGGTTGCAGGACACCTTTTAAAAGACTTCCTTCCTCCACTCAAGGAGAAAGATGCCATGATGTTTACACATTCAGTAAACGAGTTGAGGAATATCCATGCCATATTGGCTTTAGGGAGAAAGAACCTTGCTAATGCTACTTCCATTGTGTCACTTTTTAAGAATGCTTTAATTCACTCAACAATTTGAAGACCGTATTTATATGCAGAGACTTCATTGTTCGAATCCTGGGGCCATCATATAAACTTTGGAGATGTTTGCAAAGCTCTCGAGATCTCAATTCCCTTGCAAGCTGGCGTGAGGAGTTCGTGGGAAAACAAAGTGGTCGGCGTACAACAGGGCTTCTACCAAAGGGAGCACTCTTTTCTCCGAGGGTCTTAACGGTGACCGGCAAGTGAAACAGGCGTATTCCGCTAACTCCCGATATTCCAGGGGCACGGATTCGAAGCCGAGAACTCCTACTTGCAATCCGCTCTTTGGATTAAAGGGGAAAAGCTCGGTGGGCGAGGGAGGAGCAGACGGGTGCCCCTCTCGGTTAATCACGGGCCAGAATTCTCTATTCCTCTACTTTCACCCAAGTTCGGGCTCCAAGCCCACCCAGAGCCGGCCGCGCCCTTCCGCGCGGTGACGTCACCGCACAGCTGGCGGGAGCCTGGACGCACCGCCCCTGAAGGGAGAGCCGGAAGCCGGGAGAACCTTGCCCGCTGGGTCCCGGAACCTCGGAAGCCCAACAGTTCGCGCACCTGGGGAAAGGCGGCGGGAGTCAGCGGGCATGCGCGAGGCTGCCGGACGGCGCAGGCGCACTGCTGGCCTCGCGTTGACTCTGGTGTTGGGGGTTTCGTGGGCTGTCCTGGCTGCCAGGAAAAGGTGGGAGAAGAAGGGGCAGGGGGCTGAACCTGATTTTTGGGAAAGGCGGGTTTGCTTCTTGGATGGGGAAGGCCGGGTGGACGGATCTGCTGTGCGTCCGTGCGGGGCGCGCCCCTCGGAGTTAGGGCTTTGCCAGTAGATGAAATCAAACCATCACGCAGGCAAAGTGCGATGCGATTATCCTAAACCAAGACCCGCCCAGAATACACGCCTAGAGCCTGGGGTCAGTTCTTCCTGAGAGTGAGAGCGTACCTGTGTGCGGCACACCGCTCAAGGGCGAGTTATTTCACTTTTCCTCTGCCCACCAACGCAGTGGGGGCGGACATTATTACACGGTACCCAGTTTGCTTCGTCCTCAGTTTACCCCCTGGATACCGAGGACAGATTAATTTGTCTacaggtcacacagctgaaaaGCGCTTGCAGTTGCCATTTCCACAAGGTTTGTCTGATACCAAGCTCAGCGCTGCTCATCAGACGCGTGAAGTCATGAATGGGtgaaaatgagataatacatactTTCTGTAAATAAATGGCAAATCGTAAGGTTTGGACGTCAAGAGATATAAACTGGGGCTGTAGTAGGTAGGCTGCAAGGAAAAGGCGCTAAACGTAGACAGTGAATTGGATTTtgcaagaggaaaagagaagaaagcttTTGGGAGATAAAGCAAGAAAGCGAAGATTTGGAGGTGGGACAGGAAGTGTGAGAAGGGAAGCAATTCCCTCACCTGGAACTTTGTGTTTATGTTTGGCTTGCAAATAAAAACGTCTGTAATTCTAGAGATAGGTATACTTTTCAAAGCAATGGGCTTTCTCTTTTCTGCCCTTAGGTTCATGCTAAATGCACAGTGATGCTACACATCTGTTCAGCAAGAGGATGCTTTCTGGCCACTCATTTAACAGTTGGAAGCTTAGGTACCTGTGACAAATATATGGGATGCagaatttatttctggactctggcCTGCATGAGAAAGGTCTCTAAAGTGCTGACAGGTTCTGTATCTCCCTATCTCCTTCGTGGCCCCAATAGTGAGAGGAATAAACAATCATAAACCCAAATCTAGTACGTTCAGTGCCAACATCCTCCCAATctttagaagaaagaaagaaaaaagccatGTCATCTTTGTTTAAAGAAGCTTGGCCCCAGTGATTTGTTATGTTTGTGTTTTTACACTGCTTTTATTGCTATAACAGCTTGCTCTACCCAATTTAGAAACTGATTAACTACTTATTACCTTGTATTAGCCTCTAATTGTTTAATGGGTGTAAATTTTATCTCATAAGCAAGATTGTGAGATTCCCCAGGCAGGGACTGTGTCTCTGTCTTATATCCCAGAATAGTGACTCAATCGACTTTTTCAAGTGTCTGTAATTCCCCCACTAAATCCCCACTACTCAGTACCCTTCCTGGCACATACTAGACACCcagtaaatattgaatgaatgaaatgttgCCTTCTGAAAATGGGAATCAAGcctgttattttctttaaaatttcctgGTCCTCTAGCATAATTATCTGCTTTTGGCAGATACTCAGCAAATGTGAAACTTGATTGCTGTGCCTTTCAGCAGAGGAAATACAATCTCCCCAGTGCCCTATAAAGAATTGCCACCTAAAATATCATGTCCCCAAGAAGTCAGTAAAGAAATAGCTGTTGATAGATTGATTAGCCTCAAAGAAATTCTTGATTCTTTTTTGAATTGTGCATCTGCCCTTCCACAGTGAATATTCATGGTTATGTTGGCCAGGCTGCCTAAGAAAATCTTTGGAAGATTGTGTAATTGAGCATCTTgacttgagaaaacaaacaaataaaaaccaaattaaaacCCTAAGCCAACTATAAAAAGCCCAATTCCAAACAAGATCTTTTTACTTAAGAACCCTATCTGCAAATTGTAAATAACTTCGTGCTCCTGACAGAGAGgatgcatgtgcgtgtgtgtgtgtgtgtgcacgcgcgtgTGCTCCATTGGAGGAAGTTGAAGCCAACTGAGGTCTGAACCACAATTTTTCTGTCAACCTATTCAGCTGACATTTGGGGTGAGGGTAGCGAGGTGATAGTTCAGGTAATGTTTGAACAAAGGAGAGTTAGGCCAGAGCAAATCCTTTTCAGTATTTACATTAGTTGGTGCTAAAGCCAGCTGTGTCTCGAATTTATTAGTTGTGGGACCTGGGGGCAAGTTACTGAAcatttctgagccttagtttcctaatttataaaatggggataacaagaCACCACCACCCAACTTGTAGAGTTACAATGCGTAAATTTGTAAAGCGTTTAGAAACAGTGCGAGGCACACTAGGCTATGCGTTATAACCTGCACTTACACATTGCCGGCCTTTCGTAAGCTACGCCTATATTGAAACTCTGGAAACGCCGCTGTTTCTGATTACGTTTTTCTGACTCCTGAGTTAATGCTGCCGTCTACACAGCTACAACTCTAGGATGTCCGTACTCTTCTCCCTATCCCCTTGATGTCCTTGCTGTCCCTCAATAATGGCCGGGGGTGAAGGGAACAGGGATATATGTTCTCCTTCCTCTCCACTCCATAATTTAGCAGCAACTCCAAAGCGTTAGAAACCGCCTCGCAGCACTTGGGTCCTCCCGGGAACGCCCCTGGGACGGGGCTATAGTGCCGCGCAGGCGCAGTACAGCAGCGCCGCGCCTGCGCCGTGGAAGTGCTGAAGGAGGCGGGGGACTGGTATGCGTGTGCGAGTGTGAGGGGAGGCGTCCGGCAGAGCGTGGTACTACGACGGGCGCGGGCCGGAGAGGGCGGGGGGATGcgccgcggcggcggcggtgcgGGCGCTGGGGCTGCTGTGTGGAGGCGGTAGAGCAGCGGATTCCGGTCTCGCCGCCGCAGTAGCGCGGGTGTCGCGCGCGGCCTGAAGACGCCGTACCTTTTTGCccctcaccttttttttttttttttttttttttaaataaccggAACCAATGAACGCAGCCGGGACCCGATCTCCAGAGGCCGCCGGAGCGGAGGGGACCAGGCTGGCGCCCGGCAGCAGCTCGCGTCTGAGGCGGCGGGGGTGGCCCGAAGACTCGCAGGCGGTGGCGGCAGCGCCTCGTGGAGCCTGCGAGTGGCCGGCGGCCGGAGCGCCGCTGCGCTTCCTCCCCGCTCCTCCTCCAGGCTCTCATCCCGGCGCGACGCCCGGCCTGGCCTCGGGGTGGTGGCGACGGCGGCGCTGGGCTGCGTTGCTGGTGTTTGGGCTGCTGGTGGCCGGCGCGGCGGACGGATGCGAGCTAGTGCCCAGGCATCTCCGCGGGCGGCGGGTGTCGGGCTCTGCTGCGGCAACCGCGTCCTCTCCCGCCGCGGCGGCGGGCGAGAGCCCGGCGCTCCTGACAGGTGAGGGCCCCGGGGGTGGCGGGCCGCTGCGGGACCCCTTTTTCAGGGAGGGTCCCGGGTCCCTTTCCGGTGCCCGCTATTCGTTGGCCGCGGCCACTGCGTGATGCGGTGCCGGGCGCCCGGCCGCCTGCGTCCTAGCCGTTCCTTGGTCGCGTACCCCTACTCTCCGGACGCTTTACATCCCTCCGCGCCCCCCGGCCCCCGCCCTTGCCAGAGCCTCTGGCTGCATTCGCCTCCCTGTGCTTAAGTTAGGCTCCCCGGTGTTCCACAACAAGCAGTGCAGTGGTTTCTCTTTGGTGCTGCAAAAGAGCGAGCGGAGTCTGCAGGCTACTGGgctgattttcttttgttttattaagcTGCTAGAAAAAATCAGCAGCAATGCGGTATTGAGTCTGCCTGTTGTGCTGCTTTTGCAAAGGCAGCTGGCAGCGAGTCTCACAGGTTCAAAGCCCTGCTGAGCACAATGTCCCAGGGGAGACTGCTAGAGCGGATTCTTTGAGAGCCATAATATCTAGTGGTATTAGTCGTTCCGTATTAGTATCCGGAAACCTCTAAGCCTAGTGTGTATTTTTGAGGGTGGGAGGAAGGCATTTTTGAAGGACTGAAAGTATTTGCTTGTGGGAGCATCACTGGATGACTGAAGGGTGCAGAAAGATCAGCAGGTAACCAGAAATATACCTAAAATTTACCAAGTGCAAGATATCCAGGGCTTGTTCTGATAACACCCAGAACTGTTGTCAGCACAGTTCTGATATACTGCATCAGCACCTTTTTAATATTGAATGTTCTCGAAATAATTGAAAACTTGCAAACATGTTTGGTAAGGTTAGGTAGGAAACTGAACCTTTGTAAAATCTTCCCGTATTGTGTACAGTTGATATGTGTGGTTTATGTAATGATGTAATAATAAAGATCTTGAAATGATTTCTTCTGGAAAAGTGGTGGAGCTAAAGTAGTGCTTATTCctttgtcctttatttttaaaagtaatctgTAGGTTTTCTACATTAATTGCAAGACCAAAAGGAAAAAGTGCAGTGGAACAAGATGATCCATCATTAATTTAACCACTTTGATAGTCCAGCAGGCTTCTGAAAGTTACTAACAGCTGCTCTGAGAAGTGCTAAGGAGCTCTGGATTCTTCAGGGCAAAACAGCTCTTTGGGGGTCTATGACGGGATACTCTAGGGAGGAGGATAGTGGTAAACTTTGTAAAGCTCTTCAGAGGTTGTAGTGTATAAAACAAATGATCAGAATATTTATCTTGCTTTACATTGAAGCATGGAGCCCTTTTACATGAAGCTTGAAACATCATACCTATCACATAGGGTAATTTGGATGAAATCAGTTTTAGGAGCATAGTG
This sequence is a window from Manis pentadactyla isolate mManPen7 chromosome 5, mManPen7.hap1, whole genome shotgun sequence. Protein-coding genes within it:
- the LOC130683928 gene encoding uncharacterized protein LOC130683928, coding for MFGNFMKVIQGHGFEAENSYLQSALWIKGEKLGGRGRSRRVPLSVNHGPEFSIPLLSPKFGLQAHPEPAAPFRAVTSPHSWREPGRTAPEGRAGSRENLARWVPEPRKPNSSRTWGKAAGVSGHARGCRTAQAHCWPRVDSGVGGFVGCPGCQEKVHAKCTVMLHICSARGCFLATHLTVGSLGTCDKYMGCRIYFWTLACMRKVSKVLTGSVSPYLLRGPNSERNKQS